One window of Salegentibacter sp. Hel_I_6 genomic DNA carries:
- the mutS gene encoding DNA mismatch repair protein MutS: MKQYNAIKAKYPDALLLFRVGDFYETFGEDAVKTARILNIICTNRNNGSERTELAGFPHHSLNTYLPKLVKAGERVAICDQLEDPKMTKNIVKRGVTELVTPGVALSDEVLQSKSNNFLCAIHFGKKIFGVSFLDVSTGEFLTAQGNSEYIDKLLQNFSPSEVLIPKKNKKDFRQIFGENFHTFYQEDWVFKQDFAYGTLNEHFQTKSLKGFGVEHLEEGIIASGAILHYLAETQHRKLQHITAINRIAEEEYVWMDRFTIRNLELYHSNAANAVTLLDVIDKTISPMGGRLLKRWLALPLKNAEKVKKRHKVVGFLLENPSVLVEIQQNIKKISDLERLISKVATGKVTPREVLQLNHSLKAIIPIKELALKSKNEAIKVIGDNLHSCEVLRGKITESLHEDAPVNILKGNCIAEGFSEELDELRKIAFSGKDYLDNMLKRETEITGISSLKIGSNNVYGYYIEVRNTHKDKVPDSWIRKQTLVNAERYITEELKEYEAKILGAEEKILHLEQQLFGKLVIWMNDYIQPVQQNAQLIAQLDCLCSFAAQAKAENYCKPEIEENHDLNIEEGRHPVIEKQLPIGESYVTNNVTLDRENQQVIMITGPNMSGKSAILRQTALIVLMAQMGSFVPAKAANIGLVDKIFTRVGASDNISMGESTFMVEMNETASILNNISDRSLVLLDEIGRGTSTYDGISIAWAISEYLHEHPAKPKTLFATHYHELNEMCDTFERIKNFNVSVKELKDNVLFLRKLVPGGSEHSFGIHVAKMAGMPQQVLHRANKILKKLEKSHKMEDSSELLKKSAEEEMQLSFFNLDDPILQELKEEVLHLDIDTLTPVEALMKLNEIKRTLVGKEKAKTKA, from the coding sequence ATGAAACAATACAATGCCATCAAGGCAAAGTATCCTGATGCCTTATTGTTGTTTCGGGTGGGCGATTTCTACGAGACCTTTGGGGAAGACGCGGTAAAAACTGCCAGGATTCTAAATATTATTTGCACCAACAGGAATAACGGAAGCGAGCGCACCGAGCTGGCAGGATTTCCGCATCATTCTTTAAATACCTATTTGCCAAAGTTGGTAAAAGCCGGGGAACGGGTTGCAATTTGCGACCAGTTGGAAGATCCTAAAATGACTAAAAATATCGTAAAGCGTGGTGTAACTGAATTGGTGACTCCGGGTGTAGCTTTAAGCGATGAGGTTCTTCAAAGTAAATCGAATAATTTCTTGTGTGCTATTCACTTCGGAAAGAAAATTTTTGGAGTTTCGTTTTTAGATGTCTCTACCGGTGAGTTTCTCACGGCACAGGGTAATTCAGAATATATAGATAAACTGCTTCAGAATTTTAGTCCGAGTGAGGTCTTAATTCCGAAGAAGAATAAGAAGGATTTTAGGCAGATTTTTGGCGAAAATTTCCATACGTTTTACCAGGAAGATTGGGTGTTTAAACAGGATTTTGCCTACGGAACCTTAAATGAACATTTTCAGACCAAATCTTTAAAAGGCTTTGGGGTGGAGCATTTGGAAGAAGGAATTATTGCTTCCGGGGCTATTTTACATTACCTCGCGGAAACCCAGCATCGAAAACTGCAGCATATAACTGCAATAAACAGAATAGCAGAAGAGGAATATGTATGGATGGACCGGTTTACGATTAGGAACCTGGAGTTATATCATTCTAACGCCGCAAACGCGGTGACCTTATTGGATGTAATTGATAAAACAATTTCGCCAATGGGCGGAAGGCTTTTAAAACGTTGGCTTGCTTTACCTTTAAAGAATGCCGAGAAAGTAAAAAAACGTCACAAAGTCGTTGGTTTTTTACTAGAGAATCCATCAGTTTTAGTTGAAATTCAGCAAAACATCAAAAAGATAAGTGACCTGGAACGGCTCATTTCTAAAGTCGCTACAGGAAAGGTAACTCCGCGGGAAGTACTTCAGCTTAACCATTCTTTAAAAGCGATAATTCCTATTAAAGAGCTCGCGCTGAAAAGTAAAAATGAGGCCATTAAAGTGATTGGCGATAATTTGCATTCTTGCGAGGTTTTGCGAGGTAAGATTACCGAAAGTCTGCACGAAGATGCGCCGGTAAATATTTTAAAAGGAAATTGTATTGCCGAAGGATTTTCGGAAGAACTGGATGAGCTTAGAAAAATAGCGTTTTCAGGAAAAGATTACCTTGATAATATGCTGAAACGGGAAACCGAAATCACCGGTATTTCCTCACTTAAAATAGGCAGTAACAATGTTTACGGTTATTATATTGAAGTGCGCAATACGCATAAAGATAAAGTTCCCGATAGCTGGATTAGAAAGCAAACTCTGGTAAATGCCGAGCGTTATATTACAGAGGAATTAAAGGAATATGAAGCGAAGATCTTAGGGGCTGAAGAAAAAATTTTGCACCTGGAACAGCAACTTTTTGGTAAGCTGGTAATTTGGATGAACGATTATATTCAGCCTGTACAACAAAACGCGCAACTTATTGCTCAGCTAGATTGCTTGTGTTCTTTCGCTGCACAGGCCAAAGCCGAAAACTATTGTAAGCCTGAAATTGAAGAAAATCACGATCTAAATATTGAAGAAGGGCGGCACCCGGTTATTGAAAAGCAATTGCCTATTGGCGAATCTTATGTAACCAATAATGTTACTTTAGATCGCGAAAATCAGCAGGTAATTATGATCACCGGGCCTAATATGAGTGGTAAGTCTGCTATTTTGAGGCAAACCGCACTTATTGTGCTAATGGCACAAATGGGAAGTTTTGTCCCGGCAAAAGCGGCAAATATTGGTTTGGTAGATAAGATTTTTACCCGGGTAGGCGCGAGCGATAATATTTCTATGGGCGAATCAACTTTCATGGTAGAGATGAACGAAACTGCCAGTATCCTGAATAATATTTCTGATAGAAGTTTGGTGCTTTTAGACGAAATTGGCCGCGGAACCAGTACCTACGATGGGATTTCTATTGCCTGGGCGATAAGCGAATATTTACACGAACATCCCGCCAAACCTAAAACACTTTTCGCTACGCATTACCACGAGCTCAATGAAATGTGCGATACTTTTGAACGGATCAAGAATTTTAATGTTTCTGTAAAGGAATTAAAAGATAATGTACTTTTTCTTCGGAAACTGGTGCCGGGAGGTAGCGAGCATAGCTTTGGGATTCACGTGGCCAAAATGGCCGGAATGCCACAGCAGGTTTTACACCGCGCAAATAAAATTCTGAAGAAGCTGGAGAAATCCCACAAAATGGAAGACTCCAGTGAGCTTTTAAAGAAGTCGGCTGAAGAAGAGATGCAGCTTAGTTTCTTCAATCTGGATGATCCTATTCTTCAGGAATTAAAAGAAGAGGTGTTGCATTTAGATATCGATACGCTTACGCCTGTAGAAGCTTTAATGAAGCTAAACGAGATTAAAAGAACCTTAGTTGGAAAGGAAAAAGCGAAAACGAAAGCTTAA
- a CDS encoding lipocalin family protein, producing MKKITCFFTLFILLFTSCSTSDDDNIEESENEILGKWFYVAESYDEQQITHPENCFTQQYYEFFSNGSVSVKLYSEPCEDGENYTGDYAISGNTLEITGLQGSDDLNYSFSIVTLNNTTLIIEDEVSIDGVNETYRLELNKE from the coding sequence ATGAAAAAAATTACTTGTTTTTTTACACTCTTCATTTTATTATTCACTTCTTGCTCAACTTCCGATGATGATAATATAGAAGAATCAGAAAATGAAATTTTAGGAAAATGGTTCTATGTTGCCGAGTCCTACGATGAACAGCAAATAACGCATCCAGAAAATTGTTTTACTCAACAGTATTACGAATTCTTTTCTAACGGGTCCGTAAGTGTAAAACTTTATAGTGAGCCGTGTGAGGATGGTGAGAATTATACGGGTGATTATGCGATCAGTGGGAATACTTTAGAGATAACAGGTTTACAAGGTAGCGACGATCTTAATTACTCTTTTTCAATTGTCACTCTTAATAATACTACGCTCATTATAGAGGATGAGGTTTCCATAGACGGAGTTAATGAAACATACAGACTAGAACTTAATAAAGAATAG
- a CDS encoding ABC transporter ATP-binding protein, translated as MPRPKKSLEANKVSFKGSFDSLKFVPRFFKEIRKVNPMLFYANLLARTVNAVLPVIILVVGKLIIDEVVLQISAETKDLERLWWLVGAEFGLAILSDLMSRAISLTDGLLGDQYSIDTSVRIIKKTSELNLDQLEDAEFYDKLERARQQTTGRVGLMSNILTQAEDLVVIFTLLAGVVAFEPWLIILLVVSVVPTIINEIKFSGTSYSLARSWTQERRELDYLRYAGASDVTAKEVKLFGLSNYLADRFKNLSDTYYLMSKKLAKQRAGWGSLFNVIGTGAYYGAYLLIVFRTVAGIFSLGDLTFLSGSFNRLRSKLQGFFTRFTAITESALYLQDYFEFLDLKYSDDLDKEKLPLPKKIKKGFEFKNVGFKYPKSEAWVVRNINFELKAGEKLAFVGENGAGKTTLIKLLLRFYEPTEGEILLDDIPVKEYNQTQYQQYFGVIFQDFVKFELTLRENIAMGEIEEIKNQERIDSAAEKSLANEVVTGLPRGYDQQLGKRFKQGKDLSGGQWQKIAIARAYMKDAEILILDEPTSALDARAETEAFDRFIKLTEGKTAVIISHRFSTVRIADRIMVLKNGAVLEIGTHQELMKNDKLYAELFNLQAQGYQ; from the coding sequence TTGCCAAGACCGAAAAAATCATTAGAAGCCAATAAAGTATCCTTCAAGGGAAGCTTTGATTCCCTAAAATTTGTACCGCGATTTTTTAAAGAGATCAGGAAGGTTAATCCCATGCTGTTTTATGCTAATTTATTGGCCAGAACGGTAAATGCTGTGTTGCCGGTAATTATTCTGGTCGTAGGGAAATTGATTATTGATGAGGTGGTTTTACAAATTTCTGCTGAAACCAAAGACCTGGAAAGACTCTGGTGGCTTGTGGGTGCTGAATTCGGACTCGCGATCTTATCAGATCTTATGAGCAGGGCCATTAGTTTAACCGATGGGTTGTTGGGAGACCAATATAGCATAGACACTTCAGTTCGAATCATTAAAAAAACTTCAGAACTCAACCTGGATCAGCTGGAAGACGCCGAGTTCTATGATAAACTGGAACGTGCCCGTCAGCAAACTACAGGTAGGGTAGGGCTAATGTCTAATATTCTTACCCAGGCCGAAGATTTGGTGGTGATCTTTACCTTACTCGCCGGAGTTGTGGCTTTTGAACCCTGGCTAATAATTTTATTGGTCGTTTCGGTAGTTCCTACAATAATTAATGAAATTAAGTTTAGCGGTACCAGTTATTCTTTAGCTCGAAGTTGGACCCAGGAGCGCCGCGAACTGGATTATTTGCGCTATGCCGGTGCCAGCGATGTCACCGCGAAAGAGGTGAAACTATTTGGACTTTCAAATTACCTGGCAGATCGTTTTAAAAACCTTTCTGATACCTATTATTTAATGAGTAAAAAACTGGCAAAACAACGTGCCGGCTGGGGCTCGCTCTTTAACGTAATAGGAACGGGAGCTTATTATGGCGCATATCTTTTGATAGTTTTTAGAACCGTAGCAGGAATCTTTAGCCTTGGCGATCTTACTTTTCTTTCCGGGTCTTTTAATAGGTTACGATCTAAATTACAGGGATTTTTTACCCGGTTTACTGCTATTACTGAAAGCGCGCTTTATCTCCAGGACTATTTTGAGTTCCTGGATCTTAAATACTCTGATGATCTAGATAAAGAAAAATTACCGCTTCCGAAGAAAATTAAAAAAGGATTTGAGTTTAAAAACGTAGGCTTTAAATATCCTAAATCTGAAGCCTGGGTGGTGCGCAATATCAATTTTGAGCTAAAAGCAGGAGAAAAACTCGCTTTTGTAGGTGAAAATGGCGCCGGGAAAACTACGCTTATCAAATTACTGCTTCGGTTTTATGAACCTACTGAAGGAGAAATTCTATTGGACGATATTCCGGTTAAAGAGTATAATCAAACTCAATATCAACAATACTTCGGAGTGATTTTTCAGGATTTTGTGAAATTTGAACTTACGCTTCGGGAGAACATTGCGATGGGTGAAATTGAAGAAATTAAAAACCAGGAAAGAATAGACAGTGCTGCCGAGAAAAGTTTGGCAAATGAAGTGGTTACCGGTTTGCCACGCGGTTACGACCAGCAACTTGGTAAACGTTTTAAGCAGGGAAAAGATCTTTCTGGCGGCCAGTGGCAAAAAATAGCAATCGCTCGAGCTTATATGAAAGATGCCGAAATTTTGATTTTAGATGAACCCACTTCGGCCTTAGATGCACGCGCCGAAACCGAAGCTTTTGACCGGTTTATTAAATTAACTGAAGGAAAAACAGCGGTTATTATTTCCCATCGCTTTAGCACGGTAAGAATAGCCGATAGAATTATGGTTTTAAAAAATGGTGCTGTTCTGGAAATTGGAACCCATCAGGAATTGATGAAAAACGATAAACTATATGCTGAATTGTTCAACCTACAGGCGCAGGGGTACCAATAA
- a CDS encoding lipocalin family protein, which produces MKKIYTLILATFLITACTKDDNKEDESSIVGSWTMQESKLNGDPVSSQNIVKFTSDSKTEFIYNDLTETGTWNKSNNTLTISWDDADEGLGTYVLEIQELTDTTLKWETEIEGEGTLRETFTR; this is translated from the coding sequence ATGAAGAAAATATACACGTTAATTCTTGCGACCTTTTTAATTACTGCCTGTACAAAAGATGATAACAAGGAGGATGAAAGTAGTATTGTTGGCAGCTGGACGATGCAGGAAAGTAAATTAAATGGGGACCCGGTATCCTCCCAGAATATTGTAAAATTTACCTCCGACAGTAAAACAGAATTTATATATAATGATCTAACGGAAACCGGAACCTGGAATAAAAGTAATAATACTCTAACTATTTCCTGGGATGATGCCGATGAAGGTTTAGGAACCTATGTTTTAGAAATTCAGGAACTCACGGATACTACTTTAAAGTGGGAAACTGAAATTGAAGGGGAAGGAACGTTAAGAGAGACTTTTACTCGGTAA